The following are encoded together in the Thalassomonas haliotis genome:
- a CDS encoding OmpA family protein, which translates to MLKLSAAPIVTPLDRVHWLYQGDNFNCQLSTRVDNFGDISLAKKAGYALEIKPDSVLYHKDISNYRLGRSAAPWSRKSLPKGKWFHGYQQVNKQTKQQEKQSQRSQVTTGVTELLQALQQGVWGHINLVFADKQQVHLVLPAVSRGTSFEQFYACLTKLAPYSYEQVRDRNFYFDANEYLLSEQQQGQMKLTARYIDMAGDISKLLIDGHSDSSGSMAENLRLSQQRADDLYTHLLEAGVSPELIEVRSHGDRYPLADNSTAKGRQQNRRVNLRIIRQKVN; encoded by the coding sequence ATGCTGAAATTAAGTGCGGCGCCTATTGTCACTCCCCTGGACCGCGTCCACTGGTTATATCAAGGCGATAATTTCAACTGTCAGTTAAGCACCCGGGTGGATAACTTCGGCGACATCTCACTGGCGAAAAAAGCCGGTTATGCCTTAGAAATCAAGCCTGATTCGGTGCTTTATCACAAGGACATCAGCAATTACCGCTTAGGCCGTTCAGCGGCCCCCTGGAGCCGGAAATCACTGCCGAAAGGAAAGTGGTTCCATGGCTATCAGCAAGTCAACAAGCAAACAAAACAGCAAGAAAAACAATCACAAAGATCGCAAGTAACCACAGGTGTTACCGAGCTGCTACAGGCGCTACAACAGGGTGTATGGGGGCATATTAACCTTGTTTTCGCCGATAAGCAGCAGGTACACCTGGTATTGCCTGCGGTCAGTCGTGGTACGTCTTTCGAGCAGTTTTATGCCTGTCTGACTAAGCTGGCGCCCTATTCGTATGAACAGGTCAGGGACAGGAACTTTTATTTTGACGCCAACGAGTATTTATTGTCTGAGCAGCAGCAGGGCCAGATGAAACTTACCGCCCGCTACATAGATATGGCAGGGGATATCAGTAAATTACTGATAGACGGCCATTCCGACAGCTCAGGCAGCATGGCAGAAAACCTCAGGTTATCACAACAAAGAGCCGATGATTTATACACGCATCTGCTCGAAGCCGGGGTAAGCCCCGAGCTGATTGAAGTGAGATCCCACGGTGATCGCTATCCGCTGGCGGACAACTCAACGGCAAAGGGACGCCAACAAAACCGGCGTGTGAACTTGCGTATCATTCGACAAAAGGTTAATTAA
- a CDS encoding FliM/FliN family flagellar motor C-terminal domain-containing protein, with product MPGLPPAAKRILAADEAIGVELYDLLGDKRHRQTCLNLINSCHHELLTRLETEYIRLLNDHECKLELSPFASGAIAIEQDTLLWLQASNTSNEHVILAINYATLYNLAEIFLGGQQAKIAKKTADIKVSDSELRLLTTLLNIHLSVSDQLLGLDNQWQILAINKPETSQEYLTASSCLTIKDYQATWDIWYQPAIISDRVVQTYAGADQEVLAAKLAFAAEKIPTELNLVLAKTRLTVAQLTRLRKDDLIMLDLPEVVSAYAGKQVIAQGRVVEKSGQLVMQVTDVPQE from the coding sequence ATGCCTGGTTTACCACCGGCGGCTAAGCGCATCTTAGCTGCAGATGAGGCTATTGGGGTTGAACTGTATGATTTACTTGGCGATAAACGTCACAGGCAAACCTGCCTGAACCTTATCAATTCATGCCATCATGAGTTGCTCACCCGCCTGGAAACCGAATATATACGTTTGCTGAACGACCACGAATGTAAGCTGGAATTAAGTCCGTTTGCCAGTGGTGCTATCGCGATAGAACAAGATACCCTGTTGTGGTTGCAGGCCAGCAATACCTCGAATGAACATGTTATCTTGGCGATTAATTATGCAACGCTTTATAATCTTGCGGAAATTTTTCTCGGCGGACAGCAGGCAAAAATAGCCAAAAAAACTGCTGATATCAAGGTCAGCGATTCCGAACTCAGGTTACTAACCACCTTATTAAACATACATTTATCGGTATCGGATCAATTGCTTGGCCTGGACAACCAATGGCAGATCCTAGCGATAAATAAACCGGAAACCAGCCAGGAATACCTTACCGCCAGCAGCTGTTTGACGATAAAAGATTACCAGGCGACCTGGGATATCTGGTACCAGCCTGCCATTATTTCCGATCGGGTGGTGCAAACCTATGCCGGTGCAGACCAGGAAGTGCTTGCGGCCAAGCTGGCCTTTGCCGCGGAAAAAATTCCCACCGAGCTTAATTTAGTGTTGGCCAAAACCCGGCTGACGGTCGCCCAGCTCACCCGGTTGAGAAAAGACGATCTGATCATGCTGGACCTGCCGGAGGTGGTCAGCGCTTACGCCGGGAAGCAAGTGATCGCCCAGGGGCGGGTGGTGGAAAAGTCCGGGCAGTTGGTGATGCAGGTCACTGATGTACCGCAAGAATAA
- the fliN gene encoding flagellar motor switch protein FliN has protein sequence MNEFDVDNMDLELDGLDDLDDQLMEEAIAMEEKPPARDLSFFHNIPVDVTLEVASTKLMLGDLMQLSSGAVIELEKIAGEPLDVKVNGQMLASAEVVVVNGKYGIKLVDIVDDVLNGFRL, from the coding sequence ATGAATGAATTTGACGTTGATAATATGGATTTAGAACTTGATGGCCTGGATGATCTCGACGATCAGCTGATGGAAGAAGCCATTGCCATGGAAGAGAAGCCGCCGGCGAGAGATCTGAGCTTTTTTCATAATATTCCGGTAGATGTCACCCTGGAGGTGGCCAGCACTAAATTGATGCTCGGCGACCTGATGCAGCTCAGCTCAGGGGCGGTGATCGAACTGGAAAAAATTGCCGGTGAGCCGCTGGATGTCAAAGTCAACGGCCAGATGCTGGCTTCTGCCGAAGTGGTCGTGGTTAACGGCAAATATGGTATCAAACTCGTTGATATCGTTGATGATGTCTTAAACGGATTCCGTTTATGA
- the fliP gene encoding flagellar type III secretion system pore protein FliP (The bacterial flagellar biogenesis protein FliP forms a type III secretion system (T3SS)-type pore required for flagellar assembly.) encodes MIWRFLLLAVLMAGSIFPAQAELTLFSVSEGGVKQEYSIKLQILLLMTALSLLPAMVLMLTSFTRIIVVLAILRQAMGLQQSPPNRVLVGIALTLTILIMKPVWSEIHQQAFIPYDQEEIGLEQAIARAKQPLQAFMLAQTRETDLEQMMKIADEPPVTSADNIPFFVLMPAFVLSELKTAFQIGFMLFIPFLVIDLVVASVLMAMGMMMLSPLIISLPFKLMVFVLVDGWSMTVGTLAASFSGG; translated from the coding sequence ATGATATGGCGGTTTTTATTGCTGGCAGTATTAATGGCCGGCAGTATTTTTCCCGCCCAGGCGGAGCTGACGTTATTTTCGGTAAGCGAAGGCGGGGTCAAGCAGGAATACAGCATCAAGCTGCAAATATTGCTGCTGATGACGGCGTTAAGCCTGTTGCCGGCTATGGTGCTGATGCTGACCAGTTTTACCCGCATTATCGTGGTGCTGGCGATTTTACGTCAGGCCATGGGTTTGCAGCAAAGTCCGCCCAACCGGGTGCTGGTGGGCATAGCCTTAACCCTGACGATATTGATCATGAAGCCGGTGTGGAGCGAGATCCATCAACAGGCCTTTATTCCCTACGACCAGGAAGAGATTGGCCTGGAGCAGGCCATTGCAAGAGCGAAACAGCCGCTGCAGGCTTTTATGCTGGCGCAAACCCGGGAAACGGATCTGGAGCAGATGATGAAGATTGCCGATGAACCTCCGGTGACCTCGGCGGACAATATCCCGTTTTTTGTGCTGATGCCGGCGTTTGTGCTCAGCGAGTTAAAAACCGCCTTTCAAATCGGTTTTATGCTGTTTATCCCGTTTCTGGTGATAGATCTGGTGGTGGCCAGCGTGCTGATGGCTATGGGGATGATGATGTTATCACCGCTGATTATTTCCCTGCCGTTTAAGCTGATGGTGTTTGTGCTGGTGGACGGCTGGTCGATGACGGTGGGCACTTTGGCCGCCAGTTTCTCCGGCGGTTGA
- the fliQ gene encoding flagellar biosynthesis protein FliQ, whose product MSPEQIVELMNQAILTIIVMVSVLIVPGLIVGLIVSIFQAATQIQEQTLSFLPRLLVTLLMLMFAGHWLLKQLQELFDGLFHNIPGLIG is encoded by the coding sequence ATGAGTCCCGAGCAGATAGTTGAACTGATGAACCAGGCGATTTTGACCATTATCGTGATGGTGAGTGTGCTGATAGTGCCGGGGCTGATCGTGGGTTTGATTGTCAGTATCTTTCAGGCGGCGACCCAAATTCAGGAGCAGACGTTAAGTTTTCTGCCGCGCTTACTGGTGACCTTGCTGATGCTGATGTTTGCCGGCCACTGGCTGCTGAAACAGCTGCAGGAGCTGTTTGACGGCCTGTTCCATAATATTCCCGGTTTGATCGGCTAG
- the fliR gene encoding flagellar biosynthetic protein FliR encodes MAWLGKLWWPFFRIAAVLWLMPFFGDPRVTPLVRILFSLVLAAIIAPMMPMMPAFDPFSVSTLVLAIEQILFGVLLGLSLNLLFTMMFLVGQLLSMQMGLSMAVMNDPASGGSAPLISQLLIIFATLLFLALNGHLIALDIIVESFRTWPVGESIFALDIEVVVQLVAWMFASGLMLAMPAIIAMLLVNVTFGAMNRSAPSLNVFSLGFPMGMLMGLFCLGLVFSAIPNRFLDLTVYVLTQMRSVIGA; translated from the coding sequence ATGGCCTGGCTCGGTAAGCTGTGGTGGCCGTTTTTTCGTATTGCCGCGGTACTCTGGCTGATGCCGTTTTTCGGCGATCCCCGGGTGACGCCGCTGGTGCGCATCTTATTTTCCCTGGTGCTGGCCGCGATTATCGCCCCTATGATGCCGATGATGCCGGCGTTTGATCCTTTTTCTGTTTCAACTTTAGTGCTGGCAATCGAGCAGATCCTGTTCGGGGTTTTGCTCGGGTTAAGCCTGAATTTACTTTTTACCATGATGTTTTTGGTGGGCCAGCTGTTATCCATGCAAATGGGCCTGTCGATGGCGGTGATGAATGATCCTGCCAGCGGCGGTAGTGCGCCGCTGATTTCCCAGCTGTTGATTATTTTTGCCACCTTGTTGTTTTTAGCCCTTAACGGCCATCTTATTGCCCTGGATATTATTGTGGAAAGTTTCCGCACCTGGCCGGTGGGGGAGAGTATTTTTGCCCTGGATATTGAAGTGGTGGTGCAGCTGGTGGCCTGGATGTTTGCCTCCGGCTTGATGCTGGCGATGCCGGCGATCATTGCCATGTTGCTGGTTAATGTTACCTTCGGCGCCATGAACCGCAGTGCGCCGTCGTTAAATGTTTTTTCCCTGGGTTTTCCCATGGGCATGCTGATGGGGTTGTTTTGCCTTGGGCTGGTGTTTTCCGCCATTCCCAACCGTTTCCTGGATTTAACCGTATATGTGTTAACGCAAATGCGCAGCGTGATCGGAGCTTAG